A DNA window from Iodobacter ciconiae contains the following coding sequences:
- the rlmF gene encoding 23S rRNA (adenine(1618)-N(6))-methyltransferase RlmF, which produces MSEKLPVIKNNLHPRNPHRGRYDFPALIISSPDLAPFVALNAYGDESVDFADPAAVKALNRALLSHFYAIKEWGLPEGYLCPPIPGRADYIHTMADLLATSNQGVVPRGAAVQVLDIGVGANAIYPMLGKVAYGWQFVGSDTDDLALDNAYEIFERNEVLKDGLICRYQADAANIFEGLIQPADLFEFTLCNPPFHSSAADAAGGTRRKLRSLGTGHAKGKGLPPPVLNFGGQSNELWCEGGEMRFVRTMISQSRPFKQQCLWFSTLVSKQDNLPLVYQALERIGAIQVKTLDMAQGNKISRVVAWSFLTEAEQKRWAKSRWRS; this is translated from the coding sequence ATGTCTGAAAAACTCCCCGTGATTAAAAATAATCTTCACCCGCGTAATCCTCATCGCGGCCGCTATGATTTCCCCGCATTGATTATCAGCAGCCCGGATCTTGCCCCCTTTGTGGCACTGAACGCCTATGGGGATGAATCGGTAGATTTTGCCGATCCAGCCGCAGTAAAAGCACTGAATCGTGCGCTACTTAGCCATTTTTACGCTATCAAAGAATGGGGGCTGCCGGAAGGTTACCTTTGCCCACCGATTCCGGGCCGCGCCGATTACATCCACACCATGGCCGATTTGCTTGCCACCAGCAACCAGGGCGTGGTGCCCCGTGGTGCCGCAGTACAGGTGCTGGATATCGGCGTGGGTGCCAATGCCATTTACCCTATGCTGGGCAAAGTAGCCTATGGCTGGCAGTTTGTCGGCAGCGATACCGATGATCTGGCGCTGGATAATGCCTATGAAATTTTTGAGCGTAATGAAGTTTTAAAAGATGGCCTTATTTGCCGCTATCAGGCCGATGCAGCAAATATCTTTGAGGGGCTGATTCAGCCCGCCGATTTATTTGAATTCACCCTGTGCAACCCGCCATTTCACTCCTCCGCTGCGGATGCTGCTGGGGGCACTCGCCGTAAATTGCGCAGCTTGGGCACTGGCCACGCCAAGGGCAAAGGCCTGCCGCCGCCAGTACTTAATTTTGGAGGGCAAAGCAACGAGCTCTGGTGTGAAGGAGGCGAAATGCGCTTTGTACGCACCATGATCTCGCAAAGCCGCCCGTTTAAGCAGCAGTGTCTGTGGTTCTCTACCCTGGTTTCCAAACAGGATAATTTGCCACTGGTGTATCAGGCTCTGGAAAGAATCGGCGCAATTCAGGTTAAAACACTGGATATGGCTCAGGGTAATAAAATCAGCCGTGTCGTGGCATGGAGTTTTTTAACCGAAGCCGAGCAAAAGCGCTGGGCAAAAAGCCGCTGGCGTAGTTAA
- a CDS encoding type VI secretion system Vgr family protein, with protein sequence MDMNQLLASFAAAFNQDQRLISLQLGDGAAWGEQLLPQQVSGSEGVNRAYRYQIDCLSPDGTLELKSLLGLPVVLSVADANGSEIERCGVVSQAQLLGSDGGFAKYALTVEPPFALLRYRRTSRVFQDLSVPDIVKQVLAEHQEKNPVFASVQTLDFKLSGAHGPRSYCLQYRESDYDFLVRLMQEEGLAWRFAHLAGASERGSIASRGSSPQVQLVVFDDAFAVPEAQDSQVRFHRADATEESDSLTTWNSQRQVGSSSVSLASFDYKAASTSHTADQSAVDQGDGGQQIQLSFEDYDPQSLYYASDAEGLSHYASLRQQAMDAKKKSFSGSGTLRSLQAGQWFRLEDHPAHEWDSAEQREFAVTELKFTANNNLPADLTQQLGLVAPGLFAGAALAANTLPYQADFTAQRRGQPLTPIFAHEALSKPKSFGVQTATVVGPAGSEVHTDEQGRIKIEFHWQRTAEHPEFGANLDDKSSCWIRVAYPSAGASWGHQFIPRIGQEVLVDFIEGDIDRPIVTGVVHNGSHPMPAFSGAGALPANKTLSGIKTKEHEGGQYGELLFDDTKGEVRTKLSSEHGKTQLNLGYLIHPRTDGKGEPRGEGFELRSDKQGAIRASGLLISTEAKSGASGKQLDRSPAQSQLESALALAQSLGETATNQLADTIETGDDEQTIKPNNSPGGKASIGHLHHHVHASKSFEAGSNTDKDGKSKSKAQAGGQKVILLHGEDGVAITSPQSQTIAAGTNLDLVAQRDSNQTSGRRWIHNVGQHISLFVAGVKDKVALKLIAAKGKIQLQAQSDDVEITADKNVKITACKEKVEIAAADEVLLTAGGAYIRLKGGNIEIHCPGKVSIKGASHELSGPAQLKAKLPVLPSSEFPQHSLRFAADGADEFMKDMGWVGKSFTILGSDNSVLASGKIPKSGRLPRVMTDQADILQLRVGEEKWKLETIPPQPIEDEEVDNSNFNQDEDLEHESDEEHYYEKAISTEDSDFFDTEVLKEILGIKDNE encoded by the coding sequence ATGGACATGAACCAGCTTCTAGCCTCCTTTGCTGCAGCCTTTAATCAGGATCAACGCCTTATCAGCCTGCAACTTGGCGACGGGGCGGCGTGGGGCGAGCAGCTTTTGCCGCAGCAGGTCAGCGGCAGCGAGGGGGTAAATCGGGCCTATCGCTATCAAATTGATTGTCTCTCCCCAGATGGGACTTTAGAGCTTAAGTCGCTGCTAGGTTTGCCGGTTGTTTTATCAGTAGCTGACGCCAACGGTAGCGAAATCGAGCGCTGCGGGGTTGTCTCACAGGCGCAGCTACTTGGATCAGATGGCGGCTTCGCAAAGTATGCGCTGACGGTAGAGCCGCCTTTTGCTTTGCTTAGATACCGCCGCACTTCCCGCGTGTTCCAGGATTTATCCGTCCCCGATATTGTGAAGCAGGTACTGGCTGAGCATCAGGAAAAAAATCCGGTTTTTGCATCGGTGCAAACGCTGGATTTCAAATTATCCGGCGCACACGGCCCACGCTCTTATTGCCTGCAATACCGCGAATCCGATTACGATTTCTTAGTCAGGCTGATGCAAGAGGAAGGTTTGGCGTGGCGCTTTGCCCATCTGGCCGGAGCGAGCGAGCGGGGTAGCATAGCGTCGCGAGGAAGTAGTCCTCAGGTGCAGCTCGTCGTCTTTGACGATGCCTTTGCCGTACCCGAGGCGCAAGATAGCCAAGTGCGCTTTCACCGGGCGGATGCTACGGAAGAAAGTGATTCGCTTACGACTTGGAATAGCCAGCGTCAGGTAGGCAGCAGTTCGGTGTCACTTGCCAGCTTTGATTACAAAGCCGCCAGCACCAGCCACACAGCCGATCAAAGTGCTGTGGACCAGGGCGATGGCGGGCAGCAAATCCAATTGAGCTTTGAAGATTACGACCCACAATCGCTCTATTACGCCAGCGACGCGGAAGGCTTAAGCCACTATGCTAGCTTGCGTCAGCAGGCAATGGATGCCAAAAAGAAATCCTTTAGCGGCTCTGGCACTTTGCGCAGCTTACAAGCGGGGCAGTGGTTCCGCCTGGAAGACCACCCCGCGCATGAATGGGATAGCGCCGAGCAGCGTGAATTTGCCGTGACCGAGCTAAAATTCACCGCCAATAATAATTTGCCCGCTGATTTAACCCAGCAACTTGGCCTGGTCGCCCCCGGCTTATTCGCAGGAGCGGCTTTAGCCGCAAATACCCTTCCTTATCAAGCCGATTTCACCGCCCAAAGACGCGGCCAGCCGCTCACCCCTATCTTTGCCCATGAAGCGCTGAGCAAACCTAAAAGCTTTGGCGTGCAAACTGCCACCGTCGTCGGCCCTGCCGGATCAGAAGTCCACACCGATGAGCAAGGGCGCATAAAAATAGAATTCCACTGGCAGCGTACGGCTGAGCATCCTGAGTTTGGCGCAAACCTCGATGACAAGTCATCCTGCTGGATCCGCGTGGCCTACCCATCGGCAGGCGCAAGCTGGGGCCACCAGTTCATCCCGCGCATCGGTCAGGAAGTGTTAGTTGATTTTATCGAAGGCGATATCGACCGCCCGATTGTCACCGGCGTGGTCCATAACGGCAGCCACCCGATGCCAGCCTTTAGCGGCGCAGGCGCGCTGCCTGCCAATAAAACGTTATCTGGTATCAAAACCAAAGAGCATGAGGGCGGCCAGTATGGTGAGCTGCTGTTTGACGACACTAAAGGCGAAGTTCGCACCAAATTATCCAGCGAGCATGGTAAAACCCAACTTAATCTTGGCTATCTGATCCACCCGCGTACCGACGGTAAAGGTGAACCACGTGGCGAAGGCTTTGAATTACGCAGCGATAAACAAGGTGCCATTCGCGCCAGCGGCTTGCTGATCAGTACCGAAGCCAAAAGCGGCGCTAGCGGCAAGCAACTCGATCGCAGCCCCGCGCAAAGCCAGCTGGAATCCGCCCTGGCACTAGCCCAAAGCTTAGGTGAAACAGCAACCAATCAGCTTGCCGATACGATTGAAACCGGCGACGATGAACAAACCATCAAGCCCAACAACAGCCCCGGCGGCAAAGCCAGCATCGGCCATCTGCACCACCATGTGCATGCCAGCAAAAGCTTTGAAGCAGGCAGTAATACGGATAAAGATGGCAAGAGCAAGTCTAAAGCTCAGGCTGGTGGCCAAAAAGTCATCCTGCTGCATGGGGAAGACGGCGTAGCGATTACCAGCCCACAAAGCCAGACCATCGCAGCAGGTACTAATCTCGATCTGGTCGCCCAAAGAGACAGTAACCAGACCTCTGGCCGCCGCTGGATACACAATGTGGGCCAGCACATCAGCCTGTTTGTAGCCGGGGTAAAAGACAAAGTCGCGTTAAAACTGATTGCAGCCAAAGGCAAAATCCAGCTGCAGGCGCAGAGTGACGATGTGGAAATTACCGCCGACAAAAATGTAAAAATCACGGCCTGCAAAGAAAAAGTAGAAATCGCCGCAGCTGATGAAGTACTCCTCACCGCAGGTGGTGCCTATATCAGGCTAAAGGGAGGCAATATAGAAATTCACTGTCCAGGAAAAGTGAGCATCAAGGGGGCAAGCCATGAGTTAAGCGGGCCTGCACAATTAAAGGCCAAATTACCCGTCTTACCTTCCTCTGAATTTCCGCAGCATAGCCTTCGGTTTGCAGCAGATGGGGCAGATGAATTTATGAAAGATATGGGATGGGTAGGGAAAAGTTTTACCATTTTAGGTTCGGATAATAGTGTTTTAGCGAGTGGAAAAATTCCTAAATCAGGGCGTTTACCGCGAGTAATGACAGATCAGGCTGATATTTTGCAATTACGTGTTGGCGAAGAAAAGTGGAAATTAGAAACCATTCCCCCTCAGCCTATTGAGGATGAAGAGGTTGATAATTCAAACTTTAATCAGGATGAGGATTTAGAGCATGAATCAGATGAAGAACATTACTATGAGAAAGCTATTAGTACGGAAGATTCTGACTTTTTTGATACTGAAGTGTTGAAAGAAATACTGGGAATTAAAGATAATGAATAA
- a CDS encoding DUF3016 domain-containing protein, with protein sequence MKTILLSLALLGLLSSPVWAGEAKITWQSPERYSDIRAAHERQDRFQERLFKHFDNVFASLAALLPDNALLEITITDFDLAGEINPQASHNFNEIRIIKEIYNPKITFNYIFSHEGRIVSNTENLRDMNYMSGISRSSHRKEFEFEEKMLKAWFSRLQKNQIFSINKIASPPVALADHL encoded by the coding sequence GTGAAAACAATTTTACTAAGCTTAGCTCTGTTGGGATTACTGAGCAGCCCTGTATGGGCAGGGGAAGCCAAAATTACCTGGCAAAGCCCCGAAAGATACAGCGATATCCGCGCCGCGCATGAACGACAAGACCGCTTTCAAGAAAGACTCTTCAAGCATTTTGATAACGTATTTGCCAGCCTGGCGGCTCTATTGCCCGATAATGCCCTGCTGGAAATCACCATTACAGATTTTGATTTAGCCGGTGAGATTAATCCGCAGGCCAGTCACAATTTTAATGAGATCCGTATTATTAAAGAAATCTACAACCCCAAAATTACATTTAATTATATCTTTTCACATGAAGGCCGGATTGTATCAAATACGGAAAATTTACGTGATATGAATTATATGTCAGGAATTAGCCGATCCAGCCATAGAAAAGAATTTGAATTCGAAGAAAAAATGCTTAAAGCATGGTTTTCCAGATTACAAAAGAACCAAATCTTTTCTATTAATAAAATAGCTTCTCCCCCAGTTGCCCTTGCTGATCATCTTTAA
- a CDS encoding TIGR02594 family protein, with amino-acid sequence MDNWIKASYNSELRTVDFVDANGSHLIRSGGTLPWRLNNPGNLRPPVVKGVPSPKKTQGYIGIAASPKPNGELGYFFIFPDYNTGRNAIKGNLKRLYSNKSIRSAIQSYAPSNENNTNKYIDDLQKNSGLDPSLIVGELDNAQFEKLVDGIVKIEGYHGKGDTPQKEERRSTTNLVVSNGAQPLADQELILRQDGVDTKVKTDQTGRIPPVMHNPNKGVVEILREKLDGSLEAITQIIASAPGGNLLLTMDWTQYTASTNKHAGAASGKQVTKDAIKYVVQPGDSLSKIASKFKVSVSDLKKENSIKNINKIFPGEVLIIGGGKEAANQPKPNSPTHQESKPASEKAKEKHKKNEPGASVPAKANPLVNAGSKPLATTVSREGVGSPIATISSTQIKAPWMEIAIREAKEWAGYHEKKMPAKDNSKGIITDNYHKEIGSNATLSTAWCAAFVNYCLKESGFAYVKGAAGTSSQFPAMSKHFVKIDKPVYGAIVVYRHTNPKYGTGHVAFMYAKIDRGDFAVLGGNQGDTIKINPHIEVYIKAVKAKVVGFYVPAAYYAHALEVLKNGDDFGDIQHVKDIKKMIGDSADFSTKTQ; translated from the coding sequence ATGGATAATTGGATTAAAGCTTCATATAACAGCGAACTTCGTACTGTTGACTTTGTTGATGCAAACGGTTCGCATTTGATTAGGTCTGGCGGTACTTTACCGTGGAGACTGAATAACCCTGGCAATTTAAGACCACCAGTGGTTAAAGGCGTCCCTAGCCCAAAGAAAACACAGGGCTATATTGGAATAGCGGCTTCACCCAAACCCAATGGGGAATTAGGGTATTTCTTTATATTTCCTGACTATAATACGGGCAGAAATGCAATTAAGGGGAATTTAAAGAGGCTGTATAGCAATAAAAGTATTCGTAGTGCAATACAAAGTTACGCACCATCCAATGAAAATAATACTAATAAATATATTGATGATTTACAAAAAAATTCAGGGCTGGATCCTTCTTTGATTGTCGGTGAATTGGATAATGCACAATTTGAAAAATTAGTTGATGGGATTGTTAAGATTGAAGGGTACCATGGAAAAGGCGATACGCCCCAAAAGGAAGAAAGGCGCTCAACTACAAATTTGGTAGTCTCCAATGGTGCTCAGCCTCTTGCTGACCAAGAGCTGATACTTCGTCAGGATGGTGTTGATACTAAAGTCAAAACAGATCAGACAGGTAGAATCCCTCCGGTTATGCATAACCCTAATAAGGGTGTAGTAGAGATTTTAAGAGAAAAATTGGATGGTAGTTTGGAAGCCATTACTCAAATTATTGCTTCAGCACCTGGCGGTAATCTCTTATTAACTATGGATTGGACTCAATACACAGCATCTACAAATAAGCATGCGGGAGCAGCATCTGGAAAACAAGTAACAAAAGATGCAATTAAATATGTTGTACAACCTGGCGATTCACTTAGCAAGATTGCATCTAAATTTAAAGTTAGCGTTTCGGATTTGAAAAAAGAAAATTCAATTAAAAATATTAATAAAATTTTTCCTGGCGAAGTCTTAATTATTGGAGGAGGGAAAGAAGCCGCAAATCAACCTAAGCCTAACTCGCCTACCCACCAAGAAAGTAAGCCTGCATCTGAAAAAGCAAAAGAAAAACACAAGAAAAATGAACCTGGAGCATCTGTACCAGCAAAGGCAAATCCACTAGTAAACGCTGGTAGCAAACCATTGGCTACAACGGTTAGCCGAGAAGGAGTAGGTTCTCCCATAGCCACTATTTCTAGCACCCAGATTAAAGCTCCTTGGATGGAAATTGCAATTAGGGAGGCTAAAGAATGGGCAGGCTACCATGAGAAAAAAATGCCAGCAAAAGATAATTCGAAAGGAATTATTACGGATAATTATCATAAAGAAATAGGATCAAATGCAACTCTTAGTACGGCATGGTGTGCTGCATTTGTAAATTATTGTTTAAAAGAGTCAGGTTTTGCATATGTAAAAGGCGCAGCAGGGACATCATCTCAATTCCCTGCAATGAGTAAACATTTTGTGAAAATTGATAAACCAGTTTATGGTGCCATTGTAGTCTATAGACATACTAACCCTAAATATGGCACAGGGCATGTGGCTTTTATGTATGCAAAAATTGATCGGGGAGATTTTGCGGTTCTTGGCGGAAATCAAGGTGACACCATTAAAATAAACCCACACATTGAAGTTTATATAAAGGCTGTAAAGGCAAAAGTTGTTGGGTTTTATGTCCCAGCAGCATATTATGCTCATGCTCTTGAGGTTTTAAAGAATGGTGACGATTTTGGGGATATACAGCATGTGAAAGATATAAAAAAAATGATTGGTGATTCGGCTGATTTTTCTACTAAAACACAATAG
- a CDS encoding DUF5710 domain-containing protein has translation MRVNLKVPFAEKDSAKALGARWDAAKKVWYIIDKADLSPFLQWMDEKSAAPLAQAPLAKVSAAKPLPLLPGVDYDSPPWEVTDHDIILK, from the coding sequence ATGCGGGTAAATTTGAAAGTGCCATTTGCTGAAAAAGACAGTGCAAAAGCTCTGGGCGCACGCTGGGATGCGGCAAAAAAAGTGTGGTACATCATAGATAAGGCCGATTTAAGCCCCTTTTTGCAATGGATGGATGAAAAGAGCGCTGCACCGCTTGCCCAGGCCCCGCTTGCAAAAGTGTCTGCGGCAAAGCCTTTGCCACTACTTCCCGGAGTGGATTACGATTCCCCCCCCTGGGAAGTAACAGATCACGATATTATTTTAAAGTAA